Proteins co-encoded in one Quercus robur chromosome 8, dhQueRobu3.1, whole genome shotgun sequence genomic window:
- the LOC126694478 gene encoding glycine-rich protein DC7.1-like yields MAYSKTFLLLGLVFAVVLLVSSEVSARELAQETVQTDTVNEDKHGHHHGHGHGHRHGHGHGHGHHGKPGHGAAGEKLEETDQN; encoded by the exons ATGGCTTACTCAAAGACTTTCCTTCTTCTTGGTCTTGTCTTTGCTGTGGTTCTTCTCGTCTCCTCCGAGGTCTCAGCTCGTGAGCTAGCTC AGGAGACTGTGCAAACTGACACAGTGAATGAGGACAAGCATGGTCATCACCAtggacacggacacggacacaGACACGGACACGGTCATGGCCATGGACACCATGGCAAACCAGGTCATGGTGCTGCTGGAGAGAAACTTGAAGAGACCGACCAAAATTAG